The genome window GTTCATGAGTCTTGTGTTCAGCACCGGCCCATTGTGGGAGCGAGCTTGCTCGCGATAGCGGTGGTTCAGTCAATGAAGATGTTGGCTGTCAGTCTGCCTTCGCGAGCAAGCTCGCTCCCACAAGTGATCTGGGGTGTTCATGAGTCTTGTGCTCAGCGCCGGCCCATTGTGGGAGCGAGCTTGCTCGCGATAGCGGTGGTTCAGTCAATGAAGATGTTGGCCGTCAGTCCGCCTTCGCGAGCAAGCTCGCTCCCACAAGTGATCTGGGGTGTTCATGAGTCTTGTGCTCAGCACCGGCCCATTGTGGGAGCGAGCTTGCTCGCGATAGCGGTGGGTCAGTCGATGAAGGTGTTGGCTGTTAGTCCGCCATCGCGAGCAGGCTCGCTCCCACAAGTGATCCTGGGTGTTCATGAGTCTTGTGCTCAGCGCCGGCCCATTGTGGGAGCGAGCTTGCTCGCGATAGCGGTGGTTCAGTCAATGAAGATGTTGGCTGTCAGTCTGCCTTCGCGAGCAAGCCCGCTCCCACAAGTGATCTGGGGTATTCATGAGTCTTGTGTTCAGCACCGGCCCATTGTGGGAGCGAGCTTGCTCGCGATAGCGGTGGTTCAGTCAATGAAGATGTTGGCTGTCAGTCCGCCTTCGCGAGCAAGCTCGCTCCCACAAGTGATCCTGGGTGTTCATGAGTCTTGTGCTCAGCACCGGCCCATTGTGGGAGCGAGCTTGCTCGCGATAGCGGTGGGTCAGTAATGAAAGTGGTTGAATGTCAGTTCGCGATCGCGAGCAAGCTCGCTCCCACAGGTTTACTCCTGTCTGCCGACCGCTCAAACCAAAAGACCACAGCCTCCGGGAGTGCCTACATCGAATCGAATGCAGGCACTCCCGGAGGCTGTGGTCTTTCGTTTGCCGCGTGTTTCATTTGCTGCTGGTGATTTCTCCACCCGAGTCCTGGTCAAAGAACTCCGGGATCGGGTAGTTGAAGCTGTTGAGCCAACGCTGCATGGCCATCTCGCGTTCGGCGGCCGAGGCGGTTTGCAGGTTGGTGGAGGCCACCACGCCGCGAATCTGCAGTTGCATCCAGCTCTCGGTGCCTTGCTGTGCGGCCGAGGAGGGGCCTGGCTCAATGGCCCAGGCGGCGGTGGACAGGCTCACCATGCACACGATCATCAATTGTTTGGTCATCATTTCTTGAACTCCTCGTAACGCTCTACTTGACCGCGCCGGTTGAAGCATCGACGACCTCGGCCAGGTGGTTGGCGGGTGACGTCGCTGCCTGAGTGGCCGAACCCCTGATTTTTTCCGCACGGGCTTGGGCATCTGCCACTTGCTGGGGGCTGAGCTTGGCCATGTTCGCGAGCTCGGCGGCCTGCTTCCAGTTGTCCTGGTAAATCAGCAGGGTCACCATGTTGAGCGCGGCCAGCGTGTCGGACTGCTGGAGCTCCATGGCGGTCATGAACTCGAAGCGGGCTTCTGAAATGCGTCGCTGATTGAGGTAGACAACCCCCAGGTCATTGCGGATCTTGCCTTCGGTCGGGGCCATCTTCGCGGCGCGTTCGAGGTATTGCGTCGCGGCCGAATTGTCATTCCTGGCGGCCGCCAATTGACCCAGGCCATGCTCACCGTCAGCGGCCAGGCATGTCCCCAGCAGGCTTTTGTACAACGGTTCGGCCTCGTTGCGGCCCATCAGGCGCAGTACCCGAGCCTTGCGCAGGCGGACCTGGACCAAGTCTTCGGGCAAGCGTTCGAGGTTCGCCAGGCTGGCGTATAGACGGCCCTCGTTGGCCATGTCTTCCGCCATGTTCAAGGCCAGTTCCTGGTCGGCTCCGGGCTTGGCGCAATCGGCTGTGCGTGAAGCCACCACGCCGCTGCTGGCACAACCGACAAGCATCAAGGTCGCCGCTAATGCGATCACTGTTTTCATGGAATACCCCTTGGCGAACCGTTGGACGTCGCACGCGTTGCACACCAGGCGCCGGCTCATTGGGAAAGCCCGCTGCGGTTGTCGAACTCGCCATGTTCGAGGAAGTACATACGGTAGAAATTCGGGTCGTAATTGCGCAGTTGCTCACCCGGCAAGGTCGGCAGTTGCGCGTCGGCCGCCAACGGTTGGACCAGGTGCGGCGTGACGATCATCAGCAGTTCGCGCTCTTCGCGGTTGATGGAGTTGTCACGAAAGAACGCGCCGAGAATCGGCACGTCGCCAAGCCCTGGAAACTTGTTCACCTGGGCGCTGTTGCGGGTGCTGATCAGGCCGCTGATGACGAAACTTTCGCCATCGGCCAGGGCGATGCTGGTATCGGTACGGCGCACGGTGAGTGCGGGCACCAATGTCCCGGCGATGTTCACCGCGTTGGTGAAGTCCAGCTCACTGACTTCCGGTGCCACCTTCAAGGCGATGCGATTCTTGCCAATGACGGTGGGGGTCAGGGTCAGGCGTATACCGAATTCCTTGTACTCGATGGACACATTGTCGCTGCCGGCACTGGGTACCGGAATCGGCACTTCGCCGCCGGCCAGGAAACTCGCGCTTTGCCCGCTGAGGGCCACCAGGCTCGGCCGCGCCAGGGTATAGGCAAAACCGCTGCCTTCCAGGGCGTTGATCATCAACAGGGTCTTACCGGTGGCGAAAGACAGGTTGAACATGTCGTTATTGACCGGCAATGAAGGCCGGACAACGCCGCCGATGGTGGGCAAGGTCCTCGGCGAGCCGAACAGGAAATTGCCACGGCTGCCGAAAATCGACGTCGAGGCTTCCTTGAGCTTGGTCCGGCTGACTTCAACGAAACGGATGTCGGTCTGTACCTGGGCGAGCAGCATCGGGTCTTCGGAAGGCATGCTCGCAGCGCCCGTCAGCGCCTCAGTGGCCCGGCCTTTGACAAAGACCATGCTCTGGCGCGGTATTTTCGAACAGTCGGTCCAGACCATCAGGCTGGTGGCGCCGGGCGCCAGGCCCGTGAGGATGAAGGCATCGCTGCCACTGGGTTGCACATCGGCAATTTTCGGGTCGCCGACAGCCAATTTCGTCACGGGTGCGAGGATACGCAGTTCGCTCTGGAGCCCTTGGCCGACCTCGAAGGTCGCCGGCAGATTGTCCAGTTGCGAACAATTTGCCGCAGCGGCCTGAGCCGCATCCAGGCCAAGGCCCATCCAGAACAGGCCATGAATGAAATGTTTTAAAACGGGGGCGGTGCGCTGGGTCATGAAGTGATCCTCGATAGAGAGGCCATCCTTAGGCTTAACCAGTGCCACGGATCACTTGAGAGGCCCGGGCTGCCCCTTCTATTTCATCCAACCCTTCAGCGGTCCGGGCACAGGCCTCATTGCTACAAGCAAACGGGCGCATTACACCGGCCTGACCGAACGGCAGGCAGCTTACGAAAAAGCTTTATGGGAACCGGAATATCCGGGTTTTCGAGCAAGGAGACCGATGTCAATCAGGTCGTCTGAAGGGTGATTTGACCCTGCCTTGTTCTCGCTTCTTTTTGAAGGTAGTTCAAGCATGGCAAAGCGCCACGCCTCAAACAAAAAAAACGACTAAAAAGTGACGGAAGGAAAATTGGTGATCAAGTGGCCGTCAATAATTTGTCTTTTGCGTGTTTTTTGCGTGACAGATTTACATGAGAAAGAGCGCCGCCTTGCGACGAAAAAATCAGGATCACCCCGTGGTGTATATTTTTTACGGCTTAGCGCTGGTGCTCTCCTGCAAGCGCTATCAGCAGTGCCTCAGGCTGGTCTGGCTCGTGGAGCAGACCTTTCCCGTGGTGGGTTGTGGAGAAACATGAAGGGTTACCTGGGAAGCAGAACGCGCCGCTGATCGAGGTACTCGACGCCAAGGACCGGGGGCCGATCCGT of Pseudomonas fluorescens contains these proteins:
- a CDS encoding DUF3613 domain-containing protein, whose amino-acid sequence is MMTKQLMIVCMVSLSTAAWAIEPGPSSAAQQGTESWMQLQIRGVVASTNLQTASAAEREMAMQRWLNSFNYPIPEFFDQDSGGEITSSK
- a CDS encoding tetratricopeptide repeat protein, whose amino-acid sequence is MKTVIALAATLMLVGCASSGVVASRTADCAKPGADQELALNMAEDMANEGRLYASLANLERLPEDLVQVRLRKARVLRLMGRNEAEPLYKSLLGTCLAADGEHGLGQLAAARNDNSAATQYLERAAKMAPTEGKIRNDLGVVYLNQRRISEARFEFMTAMELQQSDTLAALNMVTLLIYQDNWKQAAELANMAKLSPQQVADAQARAEKIRGSATQAATSPANHLAEVVDASTGAVK
- a CDS encoding type II and III secretion system protein family protein; the protein is MTQRTAPVLKHFIHGLFWMGLGLDAAQAAAANCSQLDNLPATFEVGQGLQSELRILAPVTKLAVGDPKIADVQPSGSDAFILTGLAPGATSLMVWTDCSKIPRQSMVFVKGRATEALTGAASMPSEDPMLLAQVQTDIRFVEVSRTKLKEASTSIFGSRGNFLFGSPRTLPTIGGVVRPSLPVNNDMFNLSFATGKTLLMINALEGSGFAYTLARPSLVALSGQSASFLAGGEVPIPVPSAGSDNVSIEYKEFGIRLTLTPTVIGKNRIALKVAPEVSELDFTNAVNIAGTLVPALTVRRTDTSIALADGESFVISGLISTRNSAQVNKFPGLGDVPILGAFFRDNSINREERELLMIVTPHLVQPLAADAQLPTLPGEQLRNYDPNFYRMYFLEHGEFDNRSGLSQ